The Gopherus evgoodei ecotype Sinaloan lineage unplaced genomic scaffold, rGopEvg1_v1.p scaffold_37_arrow_ctg1, whole genome shotgun sequence genomic interval ctgcctccccacccacccaccactcccagtctcctcctccaaatccttcctccctttcccctatTTGCTGCCATTACATTTCCTCACCCCTCcgtatcccttccagccccctacattctcctccccacatcccctgccccctTGGCCCTGCCTGTCCCCGCTCTGACCCTCACCACCTTCCCTGGCACTGTGGCTTTCCATCATGCCTGTGCCCCACTCCGCTGCCTTGTGTGCACCTCGGCGCCTGCCACCAGTTCCAGAGGGCGCCTGTTCTGGGGTCTCACACATTGGCCGGGTCTCTCCCCTGCAGGTAGCTCAGCACCCAGCGGGATGAAGGCTGCTGTGTTCCTGCTGCTCACCCTCCTGGTGCCCGCGTACCACACAGGGGCTCAGTGCATCATTGACAATGCGGTTGATCTGAAGGTGCAGGCAGCGATTAGTTCCACAGGTAACTAACCCAGGGTCACCACCCCCAGAGATGGGGACTCCCAGCTAGGGGAGGCCACGGGATTGGGACTGTGCAGCAAAAGGCGAAGCTCCGGCAGTCTCTGCTCTGATCCCCAGACTGGGCGAGGGAGCTGGTTTTGCACTTCGTCATGTGCTGGGAGCAGCCAAAACTGTGGTTTCCTCCCAAACAACAAATTGTGTTGtacctgtctcctcctcctccccgtcATGCATCATCTGACCCCTGCACCCTCTCTAGTGTATTCTTACTGCAAACACTTGGGTGTCAGGTGCAGTAGGTGTCTGTGGTGTTTGGCAGCAGCCGAGTGGGAGTTACATGTCTTGCAGGGTGTCTCGGAGCAAGGGACTTTTGTAGATCTAGGCtggagaagctaagtgacttacccagaatcacacagggagtctgtggcagagcaggggcaccatcctgcccaggtgCACTGCTCAGCTGTGTATTAGTGAGACACGACACAAGCAGCGTCAGTGACTGGTTCAATCTTCTACTGCTTTTTAAACCAAGATTAATGGGGTCAACTAAACCGCTGAGTGGAATTTCCTGGAAAAAACACATTATCGTACCCCACACTGTGGCTCTCTATCGCTCTCTAGTGGTTGAGTCCCATAGTGTCTGATACTGCCTCTGAGTAGATAGGCCTGGGACTTTGACTTAGCCAGAGACTCCGGGAGTCCCAGGTTTGATTCCTGCTCCTGCCAATTCACATAGAGCCGTTCTCTCACTGCccaacccagctctgctcccagcctgccccgttcAGTGTGTAAATGGGCCGAGGGGGGAGCTGGAACCCTTAGGACTTCCTGCCAGATCTCAGCTTCAGTTCAGCCCTGAGAACAGCACAGAGCCAACATTTGTGTTAGTTCTATTGCCGTGGCTGCACTCTGGGCcctattgtgccaggtgctgcacaggccATGGTGAGacgctccctgccccaaagagttgcCAAGAGATGGATCATCATCCCCATTGCACAGAGAGAAACTGAAGCCCACAGGGACTAAATGATTCACCCacggtcacacagggagtcaatggcagaggcaggaattaaacccacatctcctgcagcccagtccagtgccttagccacagACCCACTGGATTGGTCAGTCACCCCATTGGAGCATCTGGAGATGGCATCCATGAGATGCCATCTGCACAACTAGCACCACCTCACCCCAGGGGCTGAATGGGGCTGGTTGGGGTCTCTCAGGGCTGGTTCTACCCATCTTTCTCAGGCTGCTGCTCACCCGGACATGGGTGAACTCAgcagggctggaacaatttgtattgtgggggagctgagagccactgaactaaactgtaaaccctgtatatgatggaatccTCTTCAAGTGGGGGTGTGTAGTAGTgtccccagttccagcacctaagaGTGTATtggctgggggaagcagccagGAATTACTtctgctccctccacccctgTCCTTTGTTCACAGCCCAGGGGGTCTTGTTGGATGCCCAGCGGCTTCCACCAGGTAACACTCTTCTGCGGGGCTGTGGGCAATTGGCATCAAACATGAGACTTCCAGATCTCAGGCCAGGAGTCTCTATTGCCTGAGGCTCAGCTACAGCACCCAGCTCCAGGCACAGCGACTGTATGTAGCTCAGCCACCACTCGGGGGAGCCAGAGAGGCACATGAAGTGAGGCTGGGTGGGTTACACCTGCCCAGGTAacagctggggcagaggcagcttCTCTCCACCTgagcctgggggaagggggaagcctTTCTGCACCCAGGGTCCTGCTGCCTACAACTCTGCCTCTTGCCTTGCAGTGTCCTCCACCCTGGCCAAAGCCAAGCTACTCTGCCAGGATGTCTCTGCACGTGGGGCACTTGTCTCCTGCCCAGCAGGTGAGAGCACTTTCCCGAGTGCCCCGCAGACCCAAGGAGGGAGGGGCCACTGAGGCACAGAACCCACCCCCTCTGCAATTCTGGATGGGTGCGGAGCTGGGGCAGTGATGCACCACCAGCCTGCCTGGGGCCCCCCTGCCCATGTGCTGCCCAATGCCGGGAGCAATGGCATTCAAAGTTTGTTGtttgaccgcaagagagacaggcaacaccagcaaggtttgattaaaagctttttattgacaagtgcacgcattaatagagagcagcttgttttcagagagaaccagccccccctttacattttagtataagcctatatagacagttttattgcgttataaattatttactggagcaacccaccccctttttttaacaactagaaactagacacctttagtatacatgcatgcctaaagttagaaatgtaggggagttaaaaacaaacaaagaacaaaaccagggagtgaaaacaaggaggctgggaaactagggcttttattagttttttgaaggagctgcccgaacacagcacatttggtactatgccaggaatgcagcttttttttaattttacttttttttagcgcttgtgagacatgctgctgctttttagtgttttttacttaaaaattacccacaaacctttgttagcctaactttggtcaggttggcatacctggttttgtctgctatatttttattcagACCTAACAATACCGCTCCCGGGTCCCTGGGGGTACTGgatgctgcagagctgggacaagtGTGGGCCCCTGGATCAGACCCCTGGGATGTCTCACTGGCCTCCCTTGCTtgtagggagggatagctcagtggttagagcattagcCTGGTAAATCAAGAGTTATGAGTTCAAACCTTcagtgggcctggggcaaaatcagtacttggtcctgctagtgaaggcagacaGCTGGGCTCCTTAGCcgtttggggtcccttccagctctatgaaatAGGCATATCTctatatcttttatttttttcggAAGTGGTCTCCCTGCAAGGGAGCCACAGGGCCATGCCCTGGGtgctgaggaggaagagagagcaaGGCTCCTTCGTGCCCCCCATGGTCCCATCCTGCCACAacacctcccccatctccccacagggTACAAGCCCACGGCCTGCGCCTGCGGAATGGCTTGCGGCTCCTGGGACATTCGCTCCGACTCCACCTGCCACTGCCAGTGCGGAGGCATCGACTGGACGGCCGCGCGCTGCTGCAAGATAGGGCTGGAGTGATGCCAAGACCCAGCCTGGGGCACCGGAGAGCCCCACCTggcctgctgccccctcaccGTGGGCCCTGGCACAGAACCATGGTGTGCCCTTTGTGCCCAGCGCAATGAATAAACTTGGATCTGAGTCTATTGATGCTTCTCTGGCTCTgttcttcccctgccctcccataCTCTGGTACCTAGGGCCAGAGCATGGGCCGGGGGCACAACTCTGCCTCACTCTCCTATTTCCCCCCATAGACGCCTCTGTCCCAAATCCGATTGGGCTGCCCTTGCTGGCAGCTCACCAGATCCCTACAGGGGGTTCTGACACTGAACCCCACAAGTGCTCTGAGCTTATTGGGATCTCAACAGGTTGCAGCGCTGGTGTCTGCCGTGGCCTCTGAGGCACATTTCCAGGGTATTGACTTTGTTACCCCTTCACAGAAACAGAGCCCCACGGCCCACCTGCCATAGGCCCTAGGCCCAGCACCGGCCCCCCAAGTAGCCCCCCAGCTTagactcccccttctcccagaaCTCCCCCtaaaggcagggctggctccaggctccagctgaccaagcacatgcttggggcggagCAGCGCTCatttcttttttggttttttctttttttggttcgGCGGGGTGGTGCtggattgtttttttgtttgtttttatttcagctgGGCAGTGCTCGGAGGGGACGGGGGCTTTGGGCAGCACGGTGCTCGGGGGACAGAGGCTTCGGGCGGCATggtgcttgggggggcaggggtttcGGTGACgctcaggaggggtggggggtttggCAGTGGGGCGTTTGGGAGTTTCGGCGGTGCGGCGCTAAGGGGGGGCAGGGGTTTTTACATTGGAGGCGTTACACCAGCAGAGGCTTTGGCTCTGAGGGGCTGGACAGCCCTGGGGCCCCCCTCTGTGGGAATTTCACTCCGGCCCCAGAGGCTCAGTCGCAGAGGCATTGAGGATACATGGCCTATGCCTAACGAAGAGCCTGCAGGACCCCTTGGGGGACTGGCCCACTGCAGGGATTCCTTTGAGGGACTGTTTAAAAGCTGGGGCATAGCACAGATCCTATGCACCAGTGACATATCCtcacccagagctgggaatggaacccaagactcctggctcccagcctgctgcTCTAACACAACAGATACAGATCCTCTTCCAGAACCAGTGatggaacccaggactcctggctccctcCACCTTAAACCTCAACCccacccaggagtcctgcactGACCACCAGCCTCTCCAGCGTCCTTGGCACAGGGGAAATCCCAGGAGCAGAAGCCAGCCGGGACTGACACAATAAGCAGATCCCCCTAAACCCAGGCCTCCCTTCCTGAGAGAagtgggtgcaggcaggggaagcTCCTGCCTGGAGCTGGATAGGGGGAGGATTGGTTCTCCAGGGCCCCCCTTCAATAGTGCTGAATTCACAGATTTCATTGACACTGACTGGGGTCCTGCTGGGTGCGCGGAGGCTGAACACGCCCAGCCCCTCTCAGCATTGCACAATCCTTCCATTGACGCCAGCCTTAGGGCAGCCACTCACCCAGGCCCGCTCCCTCAGCAAACAGACTTCACCCACATCGGAGCAGCCACAGATTGCTTGGTGTAGACATGGCACCATTTCTGCCAAGGGCCTGGGGTCAACCAGCCAGGGAACCTTTTTGAAACTGACACatgccagcctcccccccccccgaacctgtGAAACTGAACACTTCCCCTGGGCCCCCCCTAGCCAGCAAATGTTCCTCACCCACAGCACTGAATCCATGTGAAAAACTCTGAAAACTTCATTAAGGGGACCAGGCAAAGAGCTCCCACCCAGGAAACTCAGCAACCACAAATCATCTTGATACatgcactcctcctcctcccctcctctgctctGTGGACCGTGGAGGGTCTTGGCTCTCTCACAATTTGCCCCATACAAAGTATGTCTACAACTAATGATTAACCACCCACTCCTGCGGTGCCTTTGGCAGTGCCCTTCCCTGTGGGGACCCAGGGCAATGGAGGGGTTGGATGCGGGGCTGTGGGAGGCAGCAAGGATCAGGGGCGGTGCGGGTGGGTAATAAACTCCACTGTCTCAtggccagagccagggcctgGTATCTGCTGCCATGTGGCCAGGACCGGGGGGTCTCAGTGCATGGGACATGGCCAGAGCCCGGAGCTGGATGCTGGAGCCCAGGAGTGTGTGACTGGAGTCAGGAGTCAGCACCTGCCTCTGCGTGGTTGGACTTGCTGCTATACAGACAGGATCAGGCGTCAGCATCCGGATCCAGCTCCCACCACTGCGTAGTCAGAGCCTGGGAACAGAGCCGTGGGTTGGCGACTGCTGCcgtgcagctggggcaggggatcattaccaggggctggggctgaatGGCTGCAGCCAGGAGCCAGTGCCTGCCACCGCAAGGCCAAAACTGGGGGCCagaggctgattgaagctcagcggctggagctggggttcagcACCTGCTGCCCTGTGGCCAGAGCAAGGGGTTGGCGCCAAAGCCCCGTGCTTGGAGCCCGCTGCCGTGCAGCtgaggctggaggcaggggtggCCCTAGACGAGCTGCCAGCAATCGGCGCCCTAGGAGAACCATGCAATCGGAGCCCCCAACCCCAAACCCTAAgggcagatctaggctgaggtttttggtaaactgggaaacattttgcccctttttcctttcagcattttttaagcattttttttgacAGAACTTAATTATTCGGTTTGTCCGtctgtccaaccaatgtttctgagatcagataaaatagagacacaaaattttcagaatagatttgtacacaagagctagatgatatttcagtctgatttcaaataaaatgcatttaaaatgttaattataatgtTTATGATTACCaatccaaaatcatccattaCGCTGTCTGGCTTTAACTGCCATTTCCACCACATtcaatatagaaagaaataaggaaaaatactctgtgctcttaaaacatgacttttcttgcttAAGTTTCGAAAACtcagtcactagttcttttagatccagttttccagctattttatgctctattgacattgtggcaagtccaacgagtctctcttgcaccattgttgaactcagatatgtttttatcaattttaactttgagaagctacaTTCCCCACGAGCTAAggaaactggcaaagttaaaagaatgcgtacagctataaaaatgtttcGAAAACTGtctgtgagtttattttcacaaacaaacttcagtactttttcaggagtggaatgtttcttaaaTTGTCTTGAAAAATCCTGAAGCtcactacacaaatctgtagcatcaatgtcttttgaatttttatGAGTCAATGctgactccagttttatacaaaattctcttatctgttttgctgttttcttttgcaagctgtggatgtcatatagaaagccaaatactgactctAGCTGCTGCATCAGTTGAAATCTTTCATTAACCGAGTGAATAGCGGTATCAAGGACTGCAAAGTAGAAATTCGCTTTGAActtttgttttgggttctgaatggaTGTGTCTTGTCCTTcatatgaaaactgctgtttcttttgctgaatacgaactggctctggttcaaattctgtcggaaagtctatttcttcagcaagctcGAGAGAATCTACCAGTGTTCTTTCGAACCCTTCATCatttctgaattcctccagaataaTTTTAGTTTTctgcagtttttgaatagcagaatgtatgttcaagttcttttcctgaagctgcttagTAGTGAGATTAATCTTGAAAAggatattataccacaaaatgagtgaagtcacaaatttgaacttggaatggccatttgcaagagcttctgcatctgaatgtgccgtattgccagatgatccagtaaagatagtatcatcagaaatttcaatcAAGGCATCaaagaggcttcaaagcatcaaTGTGACTCGCCCATCTTGTCTgactaagtggtttcacagttaGAGAATTCACATGTCGAGTCAGAATCTCCCAACAGTGTGTTGAGCCTGAGAAAAACACCTAAACACTGTTGCACCAagtcaaagaaactgcttgcctccaaacaGCATCTCGCAGCATCATTGACAACCAAATACAGAGAGTGCTCACTGCAAGGAATGACTAAGGCTCTAggattgatttccatcattctcctttgcacaccgttgtctttacccttcatattactcCCATTATCACAGCCTTGGCCACgtaagttttcaacagataatgacattgtttcaagctcttgtagcatagtttcagtcataaatgctccAGTCGTCTCCTTCAGTGGTatgaaaaccaaaaaaagttCCTTTCTGAGCACTTCAACGTTATCCTCATCTGCAGAtttttccatatccacaaaacAAATGATCATCGTCATTTGTTCAACATGATTCACATCTGGTGTATAGtccagtattattgaaaagtGTTTTGTGGAAAGGGCAGCTTCTAcaaatttctttttaatggcatttgctaggatttgaatcagttaATCCTGCATATGTTTTCCTAAATAATGAACCTGTGTTTCATGATTAGTTATTTTATGTAGAtgctccttcatgactgg includes:
- the LOC115642103 gene encoding resistin-like, whose translation is MFLAASAPGGPGANQIGSSAPSGMKAAVFLLLTLLVPAYHTGAQCIIDNAVDLKVQAAISSTVSSTLAKAKLLCQDVSARGALVSCPAGYKPTACACGMACGSWDIRSDSTCHCQCGGIDWTAARCCKIGLE